The sequence TGGCTCAACTTTGATGCCGTGAGCATCTGCTTTCTTTTGGAAATCCGCTTGCATGTATTTCACTTGAGGACCAAGAAGAACAACCTCGTAGTTACCTACTTGAACGTCGAACTCACTTGCGCCAAATGCTTTGATTTGAGCCTCGATACCGCGTTCTTGCGCAGACGCTTCCATTTTCTTAACCAGTAGAGAGGTAGACATACCAGCAGAGCAGCAAAGCATAATTTTTTTCATTTTTTCTTCTCCAGAATCTCGAATTCCTAATCAATATGCCCTTAAGGAAATAATTTGGAAACCGGTTTCCAAATTATTTCCGTTTAAGTGTGAAAACGATCACTGGAAACCAGAGTTATGGCGAAAAATTCGTGACACAGTTAACGAATGATCTTGACCTGGGAAACCCAGCGCTGCAAATGGCGCTGATGACCTTAAATTCAGCATTAGAAATGGCTGAGTAGTAGGTGAATCGTGATCTAAATTCGGAATTTAGCGAGTGATGGGGTAAAAAACGTGGTGGAGACGGCAGATTTGGATAATCGGTTTCCGAGAGTCAGTGTATTCGGGTATCCTGACGCGGATCCATATAGCCGGTAGAGTAAATGAACCAATCCATTATGAGACTGTGTGCCAATCAGGTAGAGCAGTTCATGAATCCTGTAGCAAAATTGCTGATGCGCAGTCAGCACCTTATGGCTATGCGTGATGGTTTCCAGTTGGCAATGCCTTTCATTTTTGTCGGCTGTATGTTTGTCCCGATTATCTTTCCTCCGTTTGCCGATTCCGAGTCTTGGATGTCGATGGCTTGGATGGACTTATCTCTGGCGTTAAGACCCATCTTGCTGCCAACTTATCAACTGACACTGGGCGTCGTAGGGCTTATCGTTTCTTTTGGCGTTTCGGCCAGCCTCGCGAAGAGCTATCAGTTGCCAGAGCGACTGTCTGGATTGACGGGGTGTATGGCGTTTCTCATGCTGGCCGGATTCTATATCGATGGGCAAGAAGATGCTCGCTACTTAGGTGGTGCCGGTCTGTTTACTGCGCTTATCGCGAGTCTGTATTCAATAGAAGTCGTTAGGTTCTTTATCCGTATGGGCTGGTACATCAAGATGCCAGAAGACGTGCCTATCTTAACGATTCAAAGTTTTAAGCTCATCGTGCCGATCTTTGCTGTGATGATCAGTATTTCGACATTCAATGTTTTTCTTGATGCTCAGTTCGGAGTGCATTTCCCTCAATTGATAGAAGAGCTGTTTCGTCCGTTGGTACTGGCCTCAGACAGTCTCGCTGCGGTTTTGATTTCGATACTGATTTGTCAGCTTCTTTGGTTTATGGGGATTCATGGTGCACTGATCATTACCGGAATTATGAATCCATTCTGGATGTCTAACCTACTCGAGAACCAAACTGCGTTGGAAGCTGGCGGTCAGGTACTCCCTCATATCTACCTACCTGCTTTTTGGGACTTTTTTGTCCTTATCGGCGGGGTAGGTTCAACATTGCCTTTGGTCTATCTTGCGATTAAAAGCCGTTCAAAACAGTTGAAGTCGGTGGGTAAGGTTGGCGCTATTCCCGCGATATTTAATATTAACGAGCCAATATTGTTCGGCTTCCCAATTATTATGAACCCGCTTTTTCTTGTGCCGTTTATTTTTGTCCCAATGCTCAATGCTACGATTGCATGGTTCTTAACGTCGGCGGAGATATTGGATCGCGTGGTATTAATGATTCCATGGTCGGTGCCCGCCCCAATAGGTGCTGCGTGGGCTGCCAATGGTAGCTACATGAACGCTCTAATGGTGGTGTTTGCTATGGTGAATTCTTACTTTATCTATCTGCCTTTCTTCAGAACTCATGAGAAAATCTTGGTAGAGCAAGAAGAAGAGCGCGCCAAACGAATGCAGCAAGTACAAGCGGCTCAGTAGCTACGTGTACCCGCTGTTATTGATGCGTTTTATTTAGAAGCGACTCGTTTACCGAAGGTATTGACGAGAGCCCCTATCACAATGAGTGAGCCACCAATGTAGGTCCAAACAGTGGGGACTTCATTGAACAACGCCAAACCTAGCAAAATAGAGAACACAATCTGGACATAGGAGTATGCCGAAGCTTTACCCGCTGCTTGGGTTTGCATTGCTTTGGTTAAACCTAGTTGACCTATTTGTGTGAAGACGCCCACCAGCACCAACATCATAGTGAGATACCAATCTGGCATCACGAAATCGTCGCCAATTAATAGAATTGAGACTGGCAATGCGACCAATGGGAAATAGAAAATGATCACTGAGCTGTCTTCAGTTTGGCTTAGCTTTCTAACGATAACGTAAGCGATAGAGCTGCCAAATGCGCCAAGGAGCGCAATACCCACACTAAATAACGGCAGTGACTCCGCGGTATTGCTGCCTAATGTTGGCCCCACCATAAACGTTAAGCCGAAAATACTCAGCACGATACAAATGATGGTCGACTTCTGAATACTTTCTTTTAGAAACCAGAACGCAAGTAGGGCGGTGAAAATAGGGTGGATATACTGGAGTATTGTTGCTTCGGCTAGAGGTAGCGTTGTCACTGCGTAGTACACACAAATCAAAGCCAGTGAGCCGACGATACCGCGCAATAGCAGCAAAGGCCTATTGTGCCCCCACACAGAAATACCTTTCCTTTTGACATCTAGGTAGCTTAGCACCAGTGAAACCAATGCACGCGCTGCTACGATTTCAAATACGGGAATACCATAAGTGCTCACGTATTTCACACAGGCCGACATCAGCGCAAAGCCAAGCGCTGATAACACCATGTAGCGAACGCCGACAGGGACGATGGAGTCAAAAGTTGTGGTCATAGTCGTCTCTTTAATAGGTTGAAGTCGTGCTATTTGTGTTTGGTTAAGAATTTCCCAACTGATGCTTTTGGTTGCTTGGCGAGCTTTTGCATCAACTCAAAACTTGGTTGTGCAATTGCGTGATTCTCGGTAAGAGAGTTCACAAGAAGCAACCAGAGTGACGCTGTCACTTCGGCGTCAGCTAATGCGCGGTGAAATACACCATCGTTAGCAATGTTATGGTAAGCCACCAGATCACCCAATTTGTGTGAATTTGCTTCTTGGTTTAATCGGCGAGAAACCAAAAGTGAACAAGCAAACTCTCCACCATAACCTTTACCAATTAGATCCAGTTCTGCATCTAGAAAACGCTTATCGAAAGAAGCGTTGTGAGCCACTAGATTGGCATCGCCAATAAAATCGACGAACTCACTCATCACTTCGTCACAGCTTGGTGCGTGGCTAAGCATATTGTTGGTGATGCCTGTGTAGCCCTCGATGAAGCTGCTGACTCGAAAACCTGGATTCATCAATGATTGAAAGCGATCAACCACTTGGCCATTTTCCAGTTTCACGGCACCAATTTCGATAGCGCGATCGCCTTGGTTCGGTGATAAGCCCGTAGTCTCAAAGTCGAGTACGATAGCGGAAGTGGCGGGTGCGGTCATAGTGAAATCTCACGAAAAAGTAGGGAGGCAGAGTCTAGCTTGAACGCGTCATGAAGGAAACCTTCCAAGCACTGTTTTTGGTTAAAGACTGCTTGCATCAAAAAGAAAAGGTCCAGATAAACTGGACCTTTTAAGATGGTTAATCGAGGTTCTCACCGTTAGTTTCTATGACTCTTTGATACCAATAGAAGCTATCTTTCTTGTAACGTTTGAGGTCTTTTTCGCTTTCTTCATCGCGGTCAACGTAAACGAAGCCATAACGTTTCGCATAACCATTTAGCCAACTGAATAGATCTTGATAAGACCAAGTGCAGTAGCCGATCACTTCACAGCCATCTTCGATAGCATCGTTAATCGCTTCAACGTGCGCTTTTAAGAATGAGATACGATAGTCATCGTGCACTCGACCATCTTCAGTCAATGTGTCGTACGCGCCTAAACCATTTTCACTGATAAGGATCGGTAGGTTGTAGCGAGACGTGATGCGGCGAAGTGCGACGCGCAGGCCTTCAGGATCGATCGCCCAGTTCCAATCCGTCATTTTTAGGTGCTCGTTATCAGCGCGAACATAGTAATCATCGGTAGGGATGCGAGCGACATCAGAGACGACAGATACTTGCGCGGCATTTCCGGTTTGTGCTGTTTGTTCGCGGTTTTCAGGTGCGACAAACGTGGCAGACTGATAATAGTTTAGACCCATGAAATCGCAGATACCGGCTTTAAGCAGTTCTTTATCGCCTTCTTGGAAATCGATGTGGATGCCTAGACGCTCTAGCAGTTTTAGACCAATCTTTGGATAGGCGCCTTTTGCGTAGACATCCATCCAGAGCAGATCTTGTATTTCTTGTGCGTTTTCAGCGGCAATCACATCCTCAGGAGAGGCGGTTTTTGCGTATGTCGGGCTGTACGCAAAGCTCGCCCCAATTTGACCCTTGATACCCATCTCTTTGAATCGCTTCACAGCATTTGCATTAGCTAGGCTTGCGATATGGTTGGCATTGATAAAGCGTTGGTAATCAGAAACTTTTGGTGGATGGATCTTTTGAACGTACCCTAGGCTTGTGAAAATATTCTGCTCATTCATGCAAACCCAGTACGGCACTTTGTCACCATACTCGCTGAATAAGACTTCGCAATAACGGGTAAAGTCCGTCAGAATTTCACGACTTTCCCAGCCTTGATATTCGTCTTGCAGTGCTTGTGGAAGATCCCAGTGGTAGATAGTTAGGATCGGTGTGATACCACATTCGATCAGTTTATTGATAACGTTATGGTAGAACTCTACGCCTTTCGGGTTTACCGTGCGGCCATCTGGCATGATTCGAGTCCAAGCGACAGAGAAGCGATAGGCCTTTAGTCCCATCTCTCGCATCAGTTCGATGTCTTCTTCATATTTATGGTAGAAGTCGATCGCCACTTCACCTGTTGTATCTTTAAACGTATTGCCCGGAACACGTGAGTACACATCCCAAATCGAATCGCCTTTACCATCTAGATTTGCTGCGCCTTCGATTTGATAGGCTGCGGATGCGCTGCCCCATAAGAAGTTCTCTTGAAATGCCATAGCTACTCCGATTAACCCTTTTTCATGTATTTGTTTTCTGCGTTCGATATTATTAAAACCATATGGTTTTAAAAGTTAAATTGATTATAAATGAGAGGTTGATCTGCTTTGGTGGTGATGTTGTTGGTTTTTAGGACACTAAACCATATTGTTTAATGGTTTGCCTTGTGCGTTGAATCATTAGACAGTAATCTCACATCAAATGAGAGTTGGCGTAGTAAAGGGATCAGGCGAGAATGGTGAAATATCAGGGCATTTACAACGAAATGAAGGCCAGGATTTTAGCGGGCGAATATTCACCATCGGGTAAGCTTCCCGATGGAAAATCGTTGGCGAATGAATTTCAGTGTAGTGAGATAACGCTTAAGAAAGCCCTAGACTACTTGGTTAAAGAAGGTTTAGTCGTGCGTAAGCGTGGGGCGGGTTCGTTTGTTAAGCAGCCTTCAAGTCCAGTATCTGATTCACATCTACTGGGCACCAAAAAAAGAGCAGAAGAGAAAGGTAAGTCGGTCAAAACGCGCGTGGTTAAGTTTGTCAAAGTGAATGCCGATAAGGCTATCGCCGATAAACTGAAATGCCAGATAGGTGAACCAGTCTACGACATTACTCGTGTCCGTGTGCTTGATGGTGTGCCAACTATTATTGAGTACATCTACTTGTCCGCTAACATCATTCCTCGTTTAGCGATCGAGGATGTTAAAGCATCCATCTATGGTTATATCACTGGTAAGCTCGGCCTTACGATACATAGCGCTAATCTTAAAATCACCATCGCTAATGCGACCATAGCGGAGGCGGAGCACCTCAGTCTGCCTGTTGGAGACAATATAGTGAGTGTCGCTCAGAATGCTTACTTGGATAACGGCCAAATTTTTGAATACTCCGTCGCTAAGCACACTTGCGACACGTTCGAGTTCTCAACAACTTACGTCAAGAGCGAAACGCAGCTGTAACGTTTTGAATCACAGCTAGATAAGAGCGCATGAGCGGTTGATTTTTGACCTATGCTTATCCTGACAACCTTCATTAGAAAGCGTTGAATATAAGGAAAGCACGATGAGCAAACCCATAATCGCTGGCAACACACCTATCAAGGTCGAAGTGAAAACAGGGCAAGACTATTATTTTTGTACCTGTGGACGCTCGAAAAACCAACCCTTTTGTGACGGCTCCCATGCAGGAACAGACTTCAAACCAAAAAGCTTTTCTGTCTACAAAGACGGAGATGCCTTTTTATGTCGATGCAAACACACCGCCAATCCTCCTTATTGCGATGGCAGCCACAAACAGTTTTCAAACGAACAAGTAGGTACTGAAGGGCCGGGTGTCACCGCTAAAGCAAATGACGCCCCAGTCGCTACCCAAACTAAAGAGGAGCCTACCGTTGAGTTTATTCATCAGCTCGCGCGCGAAGGACTATCAAAGCTTGGGCATCATGGCCCCATGACCTCGATGGGTGTACCACGACATCTATTACCTCATTGGGATGATCTGCAAGTCATGGTGGCTCAAATGGCGACAAAACCCTTGTTGGAAGATGCGGTGGTGGGTACAGAGCTTGTGATTGGTCCGCAAGCCAAAAAGCCGCTTAAGCTTAATATTCCCTTATTCGTATCTGACATGAGCTTTGGCGCGCTATCTGAGGAAGCAAAGGTTTCGTTGGCAACGGGTGCTGAGCTAGCAGGAACGGGTATTTGTTCAGGGGAGGGAGGCATGCTTCCTGAAGAGCAAGCTGCCAACTCGCGCTACTTTTACGAGCTTGCCAGTGCTGGCTTTGGTTACGATGAGGACAAGCTCAAATCAGTGCAAGCTTTTCACTTCAAAGGTGGGCAGGGTGCGAAAACGGGTACTGGCGGGCATCTTCCAGGTAACAAGAATATAGGCAAAATATCTCAAGTTCGCGGCATCCCCGAAGGCGAGCCAGCCATCTCGCCCCCGACCTTTAAAGATCTCAATAGCGCTGAAGACTTCAAAGCATTTGCAGACCGAGTACGAGAAGTCACAGGAGGCATACCAATCGGTTTTAAACTGAGTGCGAACCATATTGAAGAAGACATTCAGTTCGCCCTAGATGCCAGCGCGGATTACATCATTTTAGATGGGCGAGGCGGCGGTACTGGTGCTGCACCAGAAATGTTTCGTGATCACATCAGTGTGCCAACCATTCCTGCTCTAGCGAGAGCGCGGCGATATCTAGATGAGCAAGGGATGAGTGGCAAAGTGACGCTCATCATAACTGGTGGGCTGCGCGTCCCAATGGATTTTGTGAAAGCGATGGCGCTGGGTGCCGATGGGGTCGCAATATCAAATAGTGCCATGCAATCAATAGGCTGTGTAGCGGCGAGAATGTGTAATACCAATAATTGCCCAGCCGGGATCGCCACTCAAAAAGCCGACTTGCGCCAAAGATTGAATGTAGACAAAGCGTCAAACCAACTTAAGAACTTTTTTGAAGCCTCGGTTACACTCATGCAAGTGATGGCAAGAGCATGTGGGCATCATGATTTGAGTCAGTTCAACCGTAACGATTTAACGACTTGGGATCGTGATATGGCACATTTGTCTGGCGTGAAGTACTCGGGGTATGAACACTAGCGGCTGATATGCACTGAATAATGAAGTCGTAGTTCAAGCTTTAGTAGTTAGGATGCCGCGGCCACTTTGGCCGCGGTGTTTTTTTGTAATTTCTCGCTGACCTGTCTATAGCTTTATAGTTTAAAGTTCATAACCATCAATCACCGAGGGCGATAGTGTGTATCGAATATCTGAGCTGGCAGCCGAAGTTGGGTTGTCACGAACGGCGCTGCTTTACTACGAGAAACAGAAGCTAATTTGTGGCAAAAGGTTGGCTAACGGCTACCGAGTCTACAGCGATAAAGATTTACAACGAGTCCGATTGATACAGCAATTGCAAGCGGGTGGATTAACACTAAGAGAATGCAAAGCATGTCTAGAAGCTAAAGTCGATAGAGCGCTGCTGCAAAGCCGTTTGCATACGCTTGAACAAGAGATTGAGCACAAGCAGAAGTCGCGCGATTTATTGGCGGCAATGCTGGGTGAGGGAGACCTAAAAGCGTGGCACGAAGGATTGGATAAACTCGCACCCGATGCTCATTTAGATTGGTTGATTAAGCAGGGCTTTAGTGAAAAAGATGCCCTGCGACTGAAATGGTTATCAAAAAATATGAACGAACACGAAATTTACATGGCTGACTTTATGACGGTTTTTGAAACGCTTGAGCGTTGGGGGCCGGGAAGTGAGCAGGAAACACGAAAAGCACTCAACGCAGTACCAAAAGCGCCGAAACAGCTTCTTGAAGTTGGCTGTGGTAAAGGCTTGGCAACCAAAGTACTAGCAGAAAACAGCAATGCAAACATCACTGCAATCGATAATGAGCAGTCTGCGCTGGATCGACTTAATGAGCGCTTCGAAGCGCTTGGCTTATCCAAAAGGCTAATTACTGTCGCTGCAAGCATGACAGATCTACCGTTTGAACAGAAAAGCTTCGACCTTATCTGGGCAGAAGGCAGTGCCTACATCATGGGTGTTGAGAAAGCCCTAACACAATGGAAGCCTCTTTTAGCCGACAACGGATATATCATGTTGAGTGACATGGTTTGGAAGACACCGACACCAAGTGAAGCGTCTGTTGAGTTTTGGAATCAAGAATATCCAGATATCCAGCAGGTAGAAACTCGTCTTGAGCAGATGAAAAAGGCGGGTTACCTCGTTGTTGACCACTTTCCGATGAGCCGTGAAGCTTGGATGAACTACTATGGACCGCTTGGTGAACGTGTCAAAGAGCTTGAACCAGATATGTCTGAAAAAGCAGCATGGAAAGACATTAAGCATGAGGTAGAGATCTGCACTCAATTTGCTGACGAGTTTGGCTACCACATGTTCATTGTTCAAGCGTAAAAACAGTAAGGTTGTTGGTCAACGATAGGGCCGTCGGAGGGCAATATAGATTGTTATGAAAGGAGCTTCTTTCAAGCTCCTAATAACGGTATGGACATTAAAGTCTGACCCTTTTTAGGCGCTTTGCTAGCAGCAACGCTATAAGAGATGACAAAATAGATTGAGCAGTTTTTGAAACGCTTTTGGACATAAACAATCTAGTTTGTTTTGCTTCTAACGTACCTCATATAGCCGTCGTCCTCACGAAAGTGAGGATCTCCAACCACGTGTAACCAATTAAAAAAATTCGACTAAGTCACGTAATTTAGCTTTTCGACGCGCTGAATGAGATTCCCTTTTTCAAGGGAATGACGGCAATTTTGAAGATGGCTTGAAGCACAAAACGGGGCAAAAATAAGCTATCCTCGTTACTCAGTTTGGGGAGTTGACGATATGATTCAGTGGGCGCGGCCAGTAGATTCCTGCCTTCGAAGGAATGACCGGATTTGGATTTGGGTTATTGACACAGAAAGGGGAAAAGTCGTGTTTGCTATAGCCGGTTCACACAACGTCTACCAAGTGAACTGACAGAGGAAAAGTGACAAACTCTACTGTCTTCTGACAAGAGCCTACTTCACAGTCGGCTTTTTAGTGGCCTGTCTGCATCATTTCTTTTCTATCATTCCAAAACGTTATGAAAATCATAATATATGATAATTTCACGTACTTTCCCTTTTGTCGTAACCTAGCGCCAGTTGGAAATCACCATTTCGCTTATGTCGTCGACGCTCCTATGCTGGTGAGCGTCCGCATAAGATTCAGGCGAGGGTAAATATGAAAGTTTTGCACACAATGATTCGCGTAGTGGACTTAGATAAGTCCATTAAATTCTACTCAGAAGTTCTTGGTATGAAGGTGTTAGACCGTTTCGAGAATGAAGAGTATCGCTATTCACTCGTTTTTGTTGGCTACGAGGGTCAAGATGCAGGCTCTACCATCGAGCTGACTTATAACTGGGACACAGACCAGTACGACCAAGGCAATGCTTGGGGACATATTGCGATCGGTTGTGAGGACATTTATGCAGCATGTGAGCGTATTGAACAGCTTGGTGGCAACATCACTCGCGCGCCGGGTCCAATGAAAGGCGGCGTAACTCACATCGCGTTTGTGAAAGATCCTGATGGTTACTCTATTGAGCTAATTCAATCGAGCAAATAATAGAGAACAGATAGAGGTAAATGATTATGACAGATTCAATGTTTCAACCAATTCAACTTGGTTCGCTTACTCTAAAAAACCGTATCGTGATGCCGCCGATGACTCGCTCTCGTGCATCGCAGCCAGGCAACGTAGCCAACGACATGATGGCCGAGTATTATGCACAGCGCGCTCAAGCAGGTCTTATTGTTGCAGAAGGCACTCAGATTTCTCCAATGGGTCAAGGTTATGCTTGGACACCAGGCATCTACTCGCAAGAGCAGATTGCGGGCTGGAAAAAAGTAACAGATGCGGTACACGCTAAAGACGGCGCAATTTTCGCTCAGCTATGGCATGTAGGCCGTGTTACTCACCCAGATAACATCGGTGGTGAACAGCCAATTTCATCGTCTGC is a genomic window of Vibrio sp. CB1-14 containing:
- a CDS encoding PTS sugar transporter subunit IIB; the protein is MKKIMLCCSAGMSTSLLVKKMEASAQERGIEAQIKAFGASEFDVQVGNYEVVLLGPQVKYMQADFQKKADAHGIKVEPINMMDYGMQKGDKVLDFALELIG
- a CDS encoding PTS sugar transporter subunit IIC; amino-acid sequence: MNQSIMRLCANQVEQFMNPVAKLLMRSQHLMAMRDGFQLAMPFIFVGCMFVPIIFPPFADSESWMSMAWMDLSLALRPILLPTYQLTLGVVGLIVSFGVSASLAKSYQLPERLSGLTGCMAFLMLAGFYIDGQEDARYLGGAGLFTALIASLYSIEVVRFFIRMGWYIKMPEDVPILTIQSFKLIVPIFAVMISISTFNVFLDAQFGVHFPQLIEELFRPLVLASDSLAAVLISILICQLLWFMGIHGALIITGIMNPFWMSNLLENQTALEAGGQVLPHIYLPAFWDFFVLIGGVGSTLPLVYLAIKSRSKQLKSVGKVGAIPAIFNINEPILFGFPIIMNPLFLVPFIFVPMLNATIAWFLTSAEILDRVVLMIPWSVPAPIGAAWAANGSYMNALMVVFAMVNSYFIYLPFFRTHEKILVEQEEERAKRMQQVQAAQ
- a CDS encoding DMT family transporter, whose product is MTTTFDSIVPVGVRYMVLSALGFALMSACVKYVSTYGIPVFEIVAARALVSLVLSYLDVKRKGISVWGHNRPLLLLRGIVGSLALICVYYAVTTLPLAEATILQYIHPIFTALLAFWFLKESIQKSTIICIVLSIFGLTFMVGPTLGSNTAESLPLFSVGIALLGAFGSSIAYVIVRKLSQTEDSSVIIFYFPLVALPVSILLIGDDFVMPDWYLTMMLVLVGVFTQIGQLGLTKAMQTQAAGKASAYSYVQIVFSILLGLALFNEVPTVWTYIGGSLIVIGALVNTFGKRVASK
- a CDS encoding PolC-type DNA polymerase III, whose translation is MTAPATSAIVLDFETTGLSPNQGDRAIEIGAVKLENGQVVDRFQSLMNPGFRVSSFIEGYTGITNNMLSHAPSCDEVMSEFVDFIGDANLVAHNASFDKRFLDAELDLIGKGYGGEFACSLLVSRRLNQEANSHKLGDLVAYHNIANDGVFHRALADAEVTASLWLLLVNSLTENHAIAQPSFELMQKLAKQPKASVGKFLTKHK
- a CDS encoding glycoside hydrolase family 1 protein; the encoded protein is MAFQENFLWGSASAAYQIEGAANLDGKGDSIWDVYSRVPGNTFKDTTGEVAIDFYHKYEEDIELMREMGLKAYRFSVAWTRIMPDGRTVNPKGVEFYHNVINKLIECGITPILTIYHWDLPQALQDEYQGWESREILTDFTRYCEVLFSEYGDKVPYWVCMNEQNIFTSLGYVQKIHPPKVSDYQRFINANHIASLANANAVKRFKEMGIKGQIGASFAYSPTYAKTASPEDVIAAENAQEIQDLLWMDVYAKGAYPKIGLKLLERLGIHIDFQEGDKELLKAGICDFMGLNYYQSATFVAPENREQTAQTGNAAQVSVVSDVARIPTDDYYVRADNEHLKMTDWNWAIDPEGLRVALRRITSRYNLPILISENGLGAYDTLTEDGRVHDDYRISFLKAHVEAINDAIEDGCEVIGYCTWSYQDLFSWLNGYAKRYGFVYVDRDEESEKDLKRYKKDSFYWYQRVIETNGENLD
- a CDS encoding GntR family transcriptional regulator, coding for MVKYQGIYNEMKARILAGEYSPSGKLPDGKSLANEFQCSEITLKKALDYLVKEGLVVRKRGAGSFVKQPSSPVSDSHLLGTKKRAEEKGKSVKTRVVKFVKVNADKAIADKLKCQIGEPVYDITRVRVLDGVPTIIEYIYLSANIIPRLAIEDVKASIYGYITGKLGLTIHSANLKITIANATIAEAEHLSLPVGDNIVSVAQNAYLDNGQIFEYSVAKHTCDTFEFSTTYVKSETQL
- a CDS encoding glutamate synthase-related protein, with protein sequence MSKPIIAGNTPIKVEVKTGQDYYFCTCGRSKNQPFCDGSHAGTDFKPKSFSVYKDGDAFLCRCKHTANPPYCDGSHKQFSNEQVGTEGPGVTAKANDAPVATQTKEEPTVEFIHQLAREGLSKLGHHGPMTSMGVPRHLLPHWDDLQVMVAQMATKPLLEDAVVGTELVIGPQAKKPLKLNIPLFVSDMSFGALSEEAKVSLATGAELAGTGICSGEGGMLPEEQAANSRYFYELASAGFGYDEDKLKSVQAFHFKGGQGAKTGTGGHLPGNKNIGKISQVRGIPEGEPAISPPTFKDLNSAEDFKAFADRVREVTGGIPIGFKLSANHIEEDIQFALDASADYIILDGRGGGTGAAPEMFRDHISVPTIPALARARRYLDEQGMSGKVTLIITGGLRVPMDFVKAMALGADGVAISNSAMQSIGCVAARMCNTNNCPAGIATQKADLRQRLNVDKASNQLKNFFEASVTLMQVMARACGHHDLSQFNRNDLTTWDRDMAHLSGVKYSGYEH
- a CDS encoding MerR family transcriptional regulator, whose amino-acid sequence is MYRISELAAEVGLSRTALLYYEKQKLICGKRLANGYRVYSDKDLQRVRLIQQLQAGGLTLRECKACLEAKVDRALLQSRLHTLEQEIEHKQKSRDLLAAMLGEGDLKAWHEGLDKLAPDAHLDWLIKQGFSEKDALRLKWLSKNMNEHEIYMADFMTVFETLERWGPGSEQETRKALNAVPKAPKQLLEVGCGKGLATKVLAENSNANITAIDNEQSALDRLNERFEALGLSKRLITVAASMTDLPFEQKSFDLIWAEGSAYIMGVEKALTQWKPLLADNGYIMLSDMVWKTPTPSEASVEFWNQEYPDIQQVETRLEQMKKAGYLVVDHFPMSREAWMNYYGPLGERVKELEPDMSEKAAWKDIKHEVEICTQFADEFGYHMFIVQA
- the gloA gene encoding lactoylglutathione lyase, giving the protein MKVLHTMIRVVDLDKSIKFYSEVLGMKVLDRFENEEYRYSLVFVGYEGQDAGSTIELTYNWDTDQYDQGNAWGHIAIGCEDIYAACERIEQLGGNITRAPGPMKGGVTHIAFVKDPDGYSIELIQSSK